Proteins from one Enterobacter bugandensis genomic window:
- a CDS encoding IS481 family transposase — protein sequence MPWDARDTMSLRTEFVLFASQDGANILFLCRQFGISPATGYKWLQRWAEEGASGLQDRSRAPHHSPNRSSDDITALLRMAHDRHQRWGARKIKRWLEDQGHRMPAFSTVHNLMARHGLLPGASPGVPATGRFEHDAPNRLWQMDFKGHFPFGGGRCHPLTLLDDHSRFSLCLAHCTDERRETVQQQLVSAFERYGLPDRMTMDNGSPWGDTTGTWTALELWLMRHGIRVGHSRPYHPQTQGKLERFHRSLKAEVLQGKWFADSGELQRAFDHWRTVYNLERPHEALDMAVPASRYQPSARQYSGSVTPPEYDEGVKVRKVDVSGKLSIQGVSLSAGKAFRGERVGLRETQDDGCYEVWWYSTKVGVIDLKKKSITMGKGC from the coding sequence ATGCCCTGGGATGCGAGAGATACCATGTCATTACGTACCGAGTTTGTACTGTTCGCCTCGCAGGACGGGGCGAACATCCTTTTCCTCTGCCGTCAGTTCGGCATTTCTCCTGCCACCGGCTACAAGTGGCTTCAGCGCTGGGCTGAGGAAGGTGCCTCCGGTCTTCAGGACCGCTCCCGCGCACCTCATCATTCCCCGAACCGCTCATCTGACGACATCACGGCCCTGCTGCGCATGGCGCATGACCGTCATCAACGCTGGGGCGCCCGCAAGATTAAGCGCTGGCTTGAAGACCAGGGGCACCGTATGCCCGCCTTCAGCACCGTCCATAATCTGATGGCCCGTCACGGTCTGCTGCCGGGCGCATCACCGGGCGTTCCGGCTACGGGACGCTTCGAACATGACGCGCCGAACCGGCTCTGGCAGATGGATTTTAAGGGCCACTTTCCCTTTGGCGGTGGCCGCTGCCATCCGCTCACCCTGCTGGACGACCACTCCCGTTTTTCCCTGTGCCTGGCGCACTGTACCGATGAACGGCGCGAGACCGTGCAGCAGCAGCTGGTCAGCGCGTTTGAACGCTACGGCCTGCCGGACAGGATGACGATGGACAACGGCTCACCGTGGGGCGACACCACCGGCACCTGGACGGCGCTGGAGCTGTGGCTGATGCGCCACGGTATCCGGGTGGGGCACTCCCGGCCTTATCATCCGCAGACGCAGGGCAAGCTGGAGCGTTTTCACCGCAGCCTGAAGGCGGAAGTGCTGCAGGGAAAATGGTTCGCGGACAGCGGAGAGCTGCAGCGCGCTTTCGATCACTGGCGCACGGTGTACAACCTTGAACGCCCGCACGAGGCGCTGGATATGGCGGTACCGGCCTCGCGTTATCAGCCGTCTGCCCGGCAGTACAGCGGCAGCGTAACGCCACCTGAGTACGATGAAGGCGTGAAGGTCAGGAAAGTGGATGTCAGCGGAAAGCTGAGCATACAGGGTGTCAGTCTGAGCGCAGGCAAGGCGTTCAGGGGAGAACGGGTCGGGCTGAGGGAGACACAGGATGACGGCTGCTATGAAGTGTGGTGGTACAGCACGAAAGTGGGGGTGATCGACCTGAAGAAAAAGTCGATCACCATGGGTAAAGGATGTTAA
- the argF gene encoding ornithine carbamoyltransferase produces the protein MTINLKNRNFLKLLDYTPAEIQYLIDLAIELKAAKKAGREKQTLVGKNIALIFEKTSTRTRCAFEVGAFDQGAQVTYLGPSGSQIGHKESMKDTARVLGRMYDGIEYRGYGQAIVEELGEYAGVPVWNGLTDEFHPTQILADLMTMLEHSPGKTLPELSFAYLGDARNNMGNSLMVGAAKMGMDIRLVAPKSFWPEAGLVEQCRAIAKETGARITLTDDVEEGVQGTDFLYTDVWVSMGEPKEAWAERVSLMKPYQINADVMKATGNPNVKFMHCLPAFHNEHTKVGREIEMAYGLKGLEVTEEVFESPNSIVFDEAENRMHTIKAVMVATLGD, from the coding sequence ATGACCATCAACCTGAAAAACCGCAACTTCCTCAAACTGCTGGACTACACCCCGGCGGAAATTCAGTACCTGATCGACCTCGCCATCGAGCTGAAGGCGGCCAAAAAAGCCGGGCGCGAAAAGCAGACGCTGGTCGGGAAAAACATCGCCCTGATCTTTGAAAAAACCTCCACCCGCACCCGCTGCGCCTTCGAAGTGGGCGCGTTTGACCAAGGCGCGCAGGTCACCTACCTCGGCCCAAGCGGGTCGCAGATCGGCCATAAAGAGTCGATGAAAGACACCGCCCGCGTGCTGGGCCGCATGTATGACGGCATCGAGTACCGCGGCTACGGCCAGGCCATCGTCGAGGAGTTGGGCGAGTATGCGGGCGTGCCGGTATGGAACGGCCTGACGGACGAGTTCCACCCGACGCAAATTCTCGCGGATCTGATGACCATGCTGGAGCATTCACCGGGCAAAACTCTGCCGGAGCTGAGCTTTGCCTATCTCGGCGACGCGCGGAATAACATGGGCAACTCCCTGATGGTCGGCGCGGCCAAGATGGGGATGGATATCCGCCTCGTCGCGCCCAAATCCTTCTGGCCGGAAGCCGGGCTGGTTGAGCAGTGCCGCGCCATCGCCAAAGAAACGGGCGCGCGCATCACCCTCACCGACGATGTGGAAGAAGGCGTGCAGGGCACCGATTTCCTCTACACCGACGTGTGGGTCTCCATGGGAGAGCCGAAGGAGGCGTGGGCCGAGCGCGTCAGCCTGATGAAGCCGTATCAAATCAACGCGGACGTGATGAAGGCCACCGGCAACCCGAACGTCAAGTTCATGCACTGCCTGCCCGCGTTCCACAACGAGCACACTAAAGTGGGCCGCGAGATCGAGATGGCGTACGGCCTGAAGGGGCTGGAGGTGACGGAAGAGGTCTTTGAATCACCGAACTCCATCGTCTTTGACGAAGCAGAAAACCGCATGCACACCATTAAGGCGGTCATGGTGGCGACACTCGGCGACTAA
- a CDS encoding arginine repressor translates to MMDYEEYSPKEQLQLTVCQRLIAEKSYLSQEEIRRDLQERGFETISQSTVSRLLKLLGVIKIRNAKGLKIYSLNPQLRPAPDAARTVSEMVVSVEHNSEFILIHTVAGYGRAVARILDYHQLPEILGVVAGSSIVWVAPRVVKRTALVHKQINYLLRMH, encoded by the coding sequence ATGATGGATTACGAAGAGTACTCTCCCAAAGAGCAACTACAGCTAACGGTCTGCCAGCGTCTGATCGCGGAAAAGAGCTATCTCTCTCAGGAAGAGATCCGCCGCGACTTGCAGGAGCGGGGTTTTGAGACCATCAGCCAGTCCACCGTTTCACGTCTGCTCAAGCTGCTTGGCGTCATAAAAATTCGCAATGCCAAAGGGCTAAAGATTTATTCGCTGAATCCCCAGCTGCGCCCTGCCCCCGACGCCGCGCGTACCGTCTCCGAAATGGTGGTAAGCGTGGAGCACAATAGCGAATTTATCCTTATTCATACCGTTGCCGGATATGGCCGCGCGGTGGCGCGTATTCTGGATTATCACCAGTTACCGGAAATTTTAGGCGTGGTGGCGGGAAGCAGTATCGTCTGGGTCGCGCCCCGGGTGGTGAAGCGTACCGCGCTGGTGCACAAGCAAATTAATTATTTACTCAGAATGCATTAA
- a CDS encoding pyrBI operon leader peptide, whose protein sequence is MVKRVRHNVLPRLKSDAGLPFFFPLLNLFPEPLI, encoded by the coding sequence ATGGTCAAGCGTGTACGACATAACGTCTTACCGCGTCTGAAATCAGACGCTGGCCTGCCGTTTTTCTTCCCGTTGCTAAACCTATTCCCAGAGCCCCTCATTTGA
- the arcC gene encoding carbamate kinase — protein sequence MERKPTLVVALGGNALLKRGEPLEADIQRQNIEQAARIIAGLTAQWRVVLVHGNGPQVGLLALQNSAYDKVTPYPLDVLGAESQGMIGYMLQQALKNNLPQREVSVLLTQVEVNAADPAFSNPTKYIGPVYSEAQAKALAAEKGWTFRADGTYFRRVVPSPQPKRIVESDAITALIQRDHLVICNGGGGVPVVENANGYRGVEAVIDKDLSAALLARQIEADALLILTDADAVYLDWGKPTQRPLAQVTPELLKDMPFDAGSMGPKVAACREFVEACNGIAGIGALADGAEILAGEKGTLIRN from the coding sequence ATGGAACGAAAACCCACTCTGGTTGTGGCCCTGGGCGGCAACGCGCTGCTCAAGCGCGGCGAGCCGCTGGAAGCGGATATCCAGCGCCAGAACATCGAGCAGGCCGCCCGCATCATCGCCGGGCTGACGGCGCAGTGGCGCGTGGTGCTGGTGCACGGCAACGGGCCGCAGGTCGGGCTGCTGGCGCTGCAGAACAGCGCCTACGACAAAGTGACGCCCTACCCGCTGGACGTTCTCGGCGCGGAAAGCCAGGGGATGATCGGCTACATGCTCCAGCAGGCGCTGAAAAACAATCTGCCCCAGCGTGAGGTGAGCGTCCTGCTCACCCAGGTGGAAGTGAACGCCGCCGATCCGGCGTTCAGCAACCCGACCAAATACATCGGCCCGGTGTACAGCGAGGCCCAGGCGAAAGCGCTGGCCGCGGAGAAAGGCTGGACGTTCAGGGCCGACGGCACCTATTTCCGCCGCGTGGTGCCCTCTCCGCAGCCGAAGCGCATCGTCGAGAGCGATGCCATTACGGCGCTGATCCAGCGTGACCACCTGGTCATCTGCAACGGCGGCGGTGGCGTGCCGGTAGTGGAAAACGCCAACGGCTATCGCGGCGTTGAAGCGGTGATCGACAAAGACCTCTCCGCCGCCCTGCTGGCGCGCCAGATCGAGGCCGACGCCCTGCTGATCCTCACCGATGCCGACGCGGTGTACCTCGACTGGGGCAAGCCGACCCAGCGCCCGCTGGCGCAGGTGACGCCGGAATTGCTTAAAGACATGCCGTTCGACGCCGGATCGATGGGGCCGAAAGTGGCCGCCTGCCGCGAATTTGTTGAGGCCTGCAACGGCATTGCCGGGATCGGCGCGCTGGCCGACGGCGCGGAGATCCTCGCGGGCGAGAAAGGCACGCTGATTCGTAACTGA
- the gbpA gene encoding N-acetylglucosamine-binding protein GbpA, with protein MKLSKIALALATVTVASSAFAHGYIESPASRAYMCKLGQNIDCGSVQYEPQSVEKTSGFPTGAEPADGHLASAGISQYSQLDKQSLNAWTKNPMTAGPHEFVWHHTAPHKTTNWRYYITKQNWDPNKPLTRDQFELTPFCTINGNSQAPAVTKSMTCNVPERTGYQVIYGVWEIADTTNSFYQAIDVDFGNGGNVTPDETPAVVSEWSKTLSGQIAGNNLNVGDKVIARFFDAHGEVTAMRTEMTIGSAEQGDANQWSYDLAQKINTAQHDVRVGVKDEAGDISPVHGANSVFVKDGSTLQSVAISYEEQKAQVSETIAVTDLQYSKIEHGNATVTFHVNTQGDVNFEAHVMNHHGAEKGYLKQDMNNSNQDVTMTLTDVTAGHHMLKYYATNKDGTLFAQDVLNLMLEDDAAADSTGHHDFTFPDNIASYKAGTVVLQPKDGKTYECKPFPYSGFCVQYSPTANQYEPGVGAHWKEAWVLKN; from the coding sequence ATGAAACTTTCAAAAATTGCACTTGCCCTCGCAACAGTGACCGTTGCATCTTCGGCATTTGCTCACGGATATATTGAATCTCCTGCCAGCCGCGCCTATATGTGTAAGCTGGGTCAAAATATTGATTGCGGCTCCGTACAGTATGAACCGCAGAGCGTAGAGAAAACCTCCGGCTTCCCGACCGGGGCAGAGCCAGCAGACGGACACCTCGCCAGCGCGGGTATCTCTCAATATTCTCAGCTGGATAAGCAGAGCCTGAATGCGTGGACTAAAAACCCGATGACCGCGGGCCCGCATGAATTTGTCTGGCACCATACTGCGCCGCACAAAACCACCAACTGGCGTTATTACATTACCAAACAAAACTGGGACCCAAATAAGCCGCTAACTCGCGATCAGTTTGAATTAACCCCGTTCTGTACAATTAACGGAAATAGCCAGGCGCCAGCCGTAACTAAATCCATGACCTGTAATGTTCCTGAACGTACAGGCTATCAGGTAATTTACGGCGTATGGGAAATTGCAGATACCACAAACAGCTTCTATCAGGCTATCGACGTTGATTTCGGGAATGGCGGCAACGTTACCCCGGACGAAACACCTGCGGTTGTGTCCGAGTGGAGCAAAACCCTGAGCGGCCAGATTGCCGGTAATAACCTGAACGTGGGCGATAAAGTTATCGCACGCTTCTTCGACGCCCACGGCGAAGTGACCGCCATGCGCACCGAGATGACCATCGGCTCTGCTGAACAAGGCGACGCTAACCAGTGGTCCTACGATCTGGCGCAGAAGATCAACACCGCGCAGCACGACGTGCGCGTCGGCGTGAAGGATGAAGCCGGTGACATCAGCCCGGTTCACGGCGCCAACAGCGTCTTCGTGAAAGACGGCAGCACCTTACAGTCCGTTGCTATCTCTTATGAAGAGCAGAAAGCGCAGGTGAGCGAAACCATCGCCGTTACCGATCTGCAATACAGCAAAATCGAACATGGCAACGCGACCGTGACCTTCCACGTGAATACGCAGGGTGACGTGAATTTTGAAGCACACGTGATGAACCACCACGGTGCGGAAAAAGGCTACCTGAAGCAGGACATGAACAACAGCAATCAGGACGTCACCATGACCCTGACCGACGTGACCGCCGGTCACCACATGCTGAAATACTACGCGACCAATAAAGACGGCACCCTGTTCGCGCAGGACGTCCTGAACCTGATGCTGGAAGACGATGCCGCTGCGGATAGCACCGGCCACCACGACTTTACCTTCCCGGACAATATCGCGTCGTACAAGGCAGGTACCGTGGTGCTTCAGCCTAAAGACGGTAAGACCTACGAATGTAAGCCTTTCCCGTACAGCGGCTTCTGCGTGCAGTACAGCCCAACCGCAAACCAGTATGAGCCAGGTGTTGGCGCACACTGGAAAGAGGCGTGGGTTCTGAAGAACTGA
- the pyrI gene encoding aspartate carbamoyltransferase regulatory subunit, with protein sequence MTHDNKLQVEAIKRGTVIDHIPAQVGFKLLTLFKLTETDQRITIGLNLPSGEMGRKDLIKIENTFLTDEQVNQLSLYAPEATVNRIDDYDVVGKSRPSLPERIESVLVCPNSNCISHAEPVSSSFAVKKRANDIALKCKYCEKEFSHYVVLAN encoded by the coding sequence ATGACACACGATAACAAACTCCAGGTTGAAGCCATCAAGCGTGGCACCGTGATTGACCACATCCCTGCGCAGGTGGGCTTTAAGCTGCTGACGCTGTTCAAACTGACCGAAACCGACCAGCGCATCACCATCGGCCTGAACCTGCCTTCCGGCGAAATGGGCCGTAAAGATCTGATCAAGATCGAGAACACCTTCCTGACCGACGAGCAGGTCAACCAGCTGTCGCTGTACGCGCCGGAGGCCACGGTTAACCGCATCGACGATTACGACGTGGTGGGCAAATCCCGCCCGAGCCTGCCGGAGCGCATCGAAAGCGTGCTGGTCTGCCCGAACAGCAACTGCATCAGCCACGCCGAGCCGGTTTCGTCCAGCTTTGCAGTGAAAAAGCGCGCCAATGACATCGCGCTCAAATGCAAATACTGCGAAAAAGAGTTTTCCCATTATGTGGTGCTGGCCAACTAA
- the pyrB gene encoding aspartate carbamoyltransferase has product MNPLYQKHIISINDLSREELELVLETAAKLKANPQPELLKHKVIASCFFEASTRTRLSFETSMHRLGASVVGFSDSSNTSLGKKGETLADTISVISTYVDAIVMRHPQEGAARLATEFSGGIPVLNAGDGANQHPTQTLLDLFTIQETQGTLENLNIAMVGDLKYGRTVHSLTQALAKFSGNRFFFIAPDALAMPQYILDMLDEKGITWSLHASIEEVVGNVDILYMTRVQKERLDPSEYANVKAQFVLRASDLDGARDNMKVLHPLPRIDEIATDVDKTPHAWYFQQAGNGIFARQALLALVLNRELAL; this is encoded by the coding sequence ATGAATCCGCTTTATCAAAAACACATCATTTCCATAAACGACCTCAGCCGCGAAGAGCTGGAACTGGTTCTGGAAACCGCGGCAAAACTGAAGGCCAATCCGCAGCCGGAGCTGCTGAAGCACAAGGTGATCGCGAGCTGTTTCTTTGAAGCCTCGACGCGCACCCGCCTCTCCTTTGAAACCTCCATGCACCGCCTGGGCGCGAGCGTGGTGGGCTTCTCGGACAGCAGCAACACGTCGCTGGGCAAAAAAGGCGAAACCCTGGCGGATACCATTTCAGTGATCAGCACCTACGTTGACGCGATTGTGATGCGCCACCCGCAGGAGGGCGCGGCGCGTCTGGCGACCGAGTTTTCTGGCGGCATTCCGGTGCTGAACGCCGGTGACGGCGCCAACCAGCATCCGACGCAGACCCTGCTGGACCTGTTCACCATTCAGGAGACGCAGGGCACGCTTGAAAACCTGAACATCGCCATGGTCGGTGACCTGAAGTACGGCCGCACCGTCCACTCCCTGACCCAGGCGCTGGCGAAATTTAGCGGCAACCGCTTCTTCTTCATCGCCCCGGACGCGCTGGCGATGCCGCAGTACATCCTCGACATGCTGGACGAGAAAGGCATTACGTGGAGCCTGCACGCCAGCATCGAAGAGGTGGTGGGCAACGTGGATATTCTCTATATGACCCGCGTGCAGAAAGAGCGTCTGGATCCGTCCGAATACGCCAACGTGAAGGCGCAGTTCGTGCTGCGCGCCAGCGACCTCGACGGCGCGCGCGACAACATGAAGGTGCTGCACCCGCTGCCGCGCATCGATGAGATTGCCACCGACGTGGATAAAACGCCGCACGCCTGGTACTTCCAGCAGGCCGGAAACGGCATCTTCGCTCGCCAGGCGTTACTGGCACTGGTTCTGAATCGCGAATTAGCTCTGTAA
- a CDS encoding YfcC family protein produces the protein MGKFKFPSAYTILFFLIAVVAVLTWIVPAGQYHMAMNEALGKEVPVAGTYAHVASHPQGLVSVLMAPIAGLYDPESGQAGAIDVALFILIIGGFLGIVTKTGAIDAGIERVTTKLRGREEWMIPILMALFAAGGTIYGMAEESLPFYTLLVPVMLAARFDPVVAASTVLLGAGIGTLGSTINPFATVIAANAAGIPFTNGIMLRIALLVIGWIICVAWVMRYARKVRKDPSLSIVADKQEENLAHFLGNKGEQSLEFTPVRKLILVIFALAFAVMIYGVAVLGWWMAEISAVFLASAIIVGLIARMSEEELTSTFINGARDLLGVALIIGIARGIVVIMDKGMITHTILHSAEGMVTGLSTVAFINVMYWLEVVLSFLVPSSSGLAVLTMPIMAPLADFANVNRDLVVTAYQSASGIVNLITPTSAVVMGGLAIARVPYVRYLKWVAPLLGILTVVIMVALSLGALL, from the coding sequence ATGGGCAAGTTCAAGTTTCCCTCCGCTTACACCATTCTCTTTTTTCTGATTGCCGTGGTTGCCGTGCTGACGTGGATTGTTCCGGCCGGGCAGTACCATATGGCGATGAACGAGGCGCTCGGCAAAGAGGTGCCGGTTGCCGGCACCTATGCGCACGTGGCATCGCACCCGCAGGGGCTGGTGTCGGTGCTGATGGCGCCGATTGCCGGGCTGTACGATCCGGAGTCCGGCCAGGCCGGGGCGATCGACGTTGCGTTGTTTATCCTGATCATCGGGGGATTTCTCGGGATCGTCACCAAAACCGGGGCAATTGACGCCGGGATCGAGCGCGTCACCACTAAGCTGCGCGGGCGCGAAGAGTGGATGATCCCGATCCTGATGGCGCTGTTTGCCGCAGGCGGCACGATTTACGGCATGGCCGAAGAGTCGCTGCCCTTCTATACCTTACTGGTGCCGGTGATGCTGGCGGCGCGGTTCGATCCGGTGGTTGCCGCGTCCACCGTACTGCTCGGGGCGGGGATCGGCACGCTCGGGTCCACCATTAACCCGTTCGCGACGGTGATCGCCGCTAACGCCGCCGGGATCCCCTTCACCAATGGGATCATGCTGCGCATCGCGCTGCTGGTCATCGGCTGGATCATCTGCGTGGCGTGGGTGATGCGCTATGCCCGCAAGGTGCGCAAAGATCCGTCCCTGTCGATCGTGGCGGATAAACAGGAGGAGAACCTCGCCCACTTCCTCGGCAACAAGGGCGAGCAGTCGCTGGAATTTACCCCGGTGCGCAAACTCATCCTGGTGATTTTCGCCCTCGCCTTCGCGGTGATGATCTACGGCGTGGCGGTGCTGGGCTGGTGGATGGCGGAGATCTCGGCGGTGTTCCTCGCCAGCGCCATTATCGTTGGGCTTATCGCCCGCATGAGCGAAGAGGAGCTGACGTCGACGTTTATCAACGGCGCGCGAGATTTGCTGGGCGTCGCGCTGATTATCGGCATCGCGCGCGGTATCGTAGTGATTATGGATAAGGGCATGATTACCCACACCATTTTGCACAGCGCCGAGGGGATGGTCACCGGATTGTCGACGGTGGCGTTCATTAACGTGATGTACTGGCTGGAGGTGGTGCTGTCGTTTCTTGTGCCTTCTTCGTCCGGCCTGGCCGTTCTGACGATGCCGATCATGGCGCCCCTTGCCGATTTCGCTAACGTCAACCGCGACCTGGTGGTTACGGCTTACCAGTCGGCGTCCGGCATCGTTAACCTTATCACCCCCACCTCTGCCGTCGTGATGGGCGGGCTGGCTATCGCCCGCGTGCCCTACGTGCGTTATCTGAAATGGGTCGCGCCGCTGCTGGGGATTTTGACGGTGGTGATTATGGTGGCGTTAAGCCTGGGCGCGTTGTTGTGA
- the arcA gene encoding arginine deiminase, whose product MEKHYVGSEIGQLRSVMLHRPNLSLKRLTPSNCQELLFDDVLSVERAGEEHDIFANTLREQGVEVLLLTDLLTQTLDIAEAKAWLLETQISDYRLGPTFAGDVRGWLADMPHRELARRLSGGLTYGEIPAAIKNMVVDTHTANDFIMKPLPNHLFTRDTSCWIYNGVSINPMAKPARQRETNNLRAIYRWHPAFADGDFIKYFGDENINYDHATLEGGDVLVIGRGAVLIGMSERTTPQGVEFLANSLFKHRQAERVIAVELPKHRSCMHLDTVMTHIDVDTFSVYPEVVRKDAQCWTLTPDGRGGLLRTQETDLLHAIEKALGINQVRLITTGGDAFEAEREQWNDANNVLTIRPGVVIGYERNVWTNEKYDKAGITVLPIPGDELGRGRGGARCMSCPLERDGI is encoded by the coding sequence ATGGAAAAGCATTACGTCGGTTCTGAAATTGGTCAATTGCGTAGCGTTATGCTGCACCGCCCTAATTTAAGCCTGAAGCGGTTAACGCCCTCAAACTGTCAGGAACTGTTATTTGATGATGTACTGTCGGTTGAACGGGCGGGTGAGGAGCATGACATCTTCGCCAACACGCTGCGCGAGCAGGGGGTGGAAGTCCTGCTATTGACCGACCTGCTCACGCAAACCCTTGATATCGCAGAAGCGAAAGCCTGGCTTCTTGAAACACAAATTTCCGACTATCGCCTCGGGCCAACCTTTGCCGGCGACGTGCGCGGCTGGCTGGCGGATATGCCGCACCGCGAACTGGCGCGGCGATTAAGCGGGGGATTAACCTACGGCGAAATTCCGGCAGCCATTAAAAATATGGTAGTGGATACCCACACGGCGAATGATTTTATTATGAAGCCGCTGCCGAACCATTTATTTACCCGCGATACCTCCTGCTGGATTTATAACGGCGTCTCCATTAACCCGATGGCGAAACCCGCCCGCCAGCGTGAAACCAATAATCTGCGCGCGATATATCGCTGGCACCCGGCATTTGCCGACGGCGATTTTATTAAGTATTTCGGCGACGAGAATATTAATTACGACCACGCCACCTTAGAAGGCGGCGACGTACTGGTGATTGGCCGCGGCGCGGTATTGATCGGCATGTCCGAGCGCACGACGCCGCAGGGCGTGGAGTTCCTCGCCAACAGCCTGTTTAAACACCGTCAGGCCGAACGCGTAATCGCCGTTGAGCTGCCTAAACATCGCTCCTGCATGCACCTCGACACGGTGATGACTCACATCGACGTGGACACCTTCTCCGTCTATCCGGAAGTGGTGCGCAAAGATGCCCAGTGCTGGACGCTCACGCCGGACGGACGCGGCGGCCTGCTGCGCACGCAGGAAACCGACCTGCTGCACGCCATCGAAAAAGCCCTCGGCATTAACCAGGTCCGCCTGATCACCACCGGCGGCGACGCCTTTGAAGCGGAACGCGAGCAGTGGAACGACGCCAACAACGTTTTGACCATCCGCCCGGGCGTAGTGATCGGCTACGAGCGTAACGTCTGGACCAACGAGAAGTACGACAAAGCGGGCATTACCGTGCTGCCGATCCCCGGCGACGAGCTGGGACGCGGTCGCGGCGGCGCGCGCTGCATGAGCTGCCCACTGGAACGCGACGGAATTTAA
- a CDS encoding YhcH/YjgK/YiaL family protein, producing the protein MIIGNIHHLQSWLPDALRQAIEHVKAHVTDATPLGKHDINGNSLFYLVSEDMTQPFAERRAEYHARYLDIQIVLKGQEGMTFSTLPHGTPDTDWLADKDIAFLPEGEQEKTVVLSEGDFVVFWPGEVHKPLCAVGEPAKVRKVVVKMLVE; encoded by the coding sequence ATGATTATCGGCAACATCCACCATCTGCAGTCCTGGCTGCCTGACGCGCTGCGCCAGGCCATTGAGCACGTTAAAGCCCACGTCACCGACGCCACGCCGCTCGGCAAGCATGACATCAACGGCAACAGCCTGTTTTATCTGGTGTCAGAAGACATGACCCAGCCGTTCGCCGAGCGCCGCGCCGAGTACCACGCGCGTTATCTGGATATCCAGATTGTGCTGAAGGGCCAGGAAGGGATGACGTTCAGCACCCTGCCGCACGGCACGCCGGACACCGATTGGCTGGCGGATAAAGACATCGCGTTCCTGCCGGAAGGCGAGCAGGAGAAAACCGTGGTGCTGAGTGAAGGGGATTTTGTGGTGTTCTGGCCGGGTGAAGTGCATAAGCCACTGTGCGCGGTGGGGGAGCCTGCTAAGGTCAGAAAAGTGGTTGTTAAAATGCTGGTGGAGTAA
- the ridA gene encoding 2-iminobutanoate/2-iminopropanoate deaminase, translated as MSKVLATENAPAAIGPYVQGVDLGSMIITSGQIPVNPKTGEVPADVAAQARQSLENVQAIVESAGLKVGDIVKTTVFVKDLNDFATVNATYEAFFTEHNATFPARSCVEVARLPKDVKIEIEAIAVRR; from the coding sequence ATGAGCAAAGTACTCGCGACGGAAAATGCACCAGCGGCTATCGGCCCATACGTTCAGGGCGTTGATCTGGGCAGCATGATCATCACCTCTGGCCAGATCCCGGTAAACCCGAAAACCGGTGAAGTACCGGCCGACGTGGCGGCGCAGGCGCGTCAGTCGCTGGAAAACGTGCAGGCTATCGTTGAATCTGCGGGCCTGAAAGTGGGTGATATCGTCAAAACGACGGTGTTCGTGAAAGATCTGAACGACTTCGCCACCGTTAACGCTACGTATGAAGCGTTCTTCACCGAGCACAACGCCACCTTCCCGGCGCGCTCCTGCGTGGAAGTGGCGCGTCTGCCAAAAGACGTGAAAATTGAAATTGAAGCGATCGCCGTACGTCGTTAA